A genomic segment from Campylobacter sp. CNRCH_2014_0184h encodes:
- a CDS encoding DedA family protein, producing MEEFLKQLLYDYKNWAYIIVFLWCILEGELALILAGIFAHEGHVNLGLIIFVAGLGGFVGDQIYFYIGRYNKKYIQKKLRTQRRKFAIAHLLLQRFGWPIIFIQRYMYGFRTIIPMSIGLTRYSAKKFAFINLISAWAWAAITILLAWFFGKQIWLAVEWAGDHWYFAVPIIACFLLALFLGMKQIEKSILRKREHK from the coding sequence ATGGAAGAATTTTTAAAACAACTTTTGTATGATTATAAAAACTGGGCTTATATCATCGTGTTTTTATGGTGCATACTTGAGGGAGAACTTGCGCTTATTTTAGCAGGTATTTTTGCACATGAAGGTCATGTAAATTTAGGACTTATCATCTTTGTAGCAGGTTTGGGTGGTTTTGTAGGTGATCAAATATACTTTTATATAGGAAGATATAATAAAAAATACATTCAGAAAAAACTTCGTACCCAAAGGCGTAAATTTGCCATAGCACATTTACTCTTGCAGCGTTTTGGCTGGCCTATTATATTCATACAAAGATATATGTATGGTTTTAGAACCATTATACCTATGAGCATAGGACTAACACGCTATAGTGCGAAAAAATTTGCATTTATTAATCTCATTAGTGCTTGGGCTTGGGCTGCCATAACCATTTTACTTGCATGGTTTTTTGGAAAACAAATTTGGCTTGCAGTGGAATGGGCTGGAGATCACTGGTATTTTGCAGTACCTATTATTGCTTGTTTTTTACTTGCTTTATTTTTAGGTATGAAACAAATAGAAAAATCAATACTTAGAAAAAGGGAGCATAAATGA
- a CDS encoding leucyl aminopeptidase, with protein MIFNFKEETINSINADFEIILIQDKKIEKYTQSQELFKLSNYKGEGICIDMQNKILYSELKSLEYEDIRLAFANAYKALKKLEIQSVKTKSVVGKCVVNSFNAMIQGFTFGAYEFDKYKKEKIQSKLENIFISKDEINNKTYNLEEACIGINYGQVFSNACDFAKNIVNEIPQIYTPAKMAEDALSLSQNDCKISCKIYESDFLEQEKMQAFLAVNRASIHPPKLIHLSYKPQNPKMKVVFVGKGLTYDSGGLSLKPADYMLTMKSDKSGGAAAMAIIKGASELNLDIEVHSIIGATENMIGGNAYKPDDVLISREGVSIEVRNTDAEGRLVLADCLSLAQDLKPDLLIDLATLTGACVVGLGEYTSAIMGNNEDLQNDFFKVSKKSGDLATILHFNPHLKELIKSNIADVSNTSSSRYGGAITAGLFLNSFIREEYKDKWLHLDIAGPAYLEKAWGYHSFGASGAGVRMCLSYLLYLSRKQK; from the coding sequence ATGATTTTTAATTTTAAAGAAGAAACTATAAATTCTATAAATGCTGACTTTGAAATCATTTTAATACAAGATAAAAAGATAGAAAAATACACTCAAAGTCAAGAACTCTTTAAACTTTCAAATTATAAAGGCGAAGGAATTTGCATAGATATGCAAAATAAAATTCTTTATAGTGAACTTAAAAGTTTAGAATATGAAGATATAAGACTTGCTTTTGCAAATGCTTATAAAGCTTTAAAAAAACTTGAAATTCAAAGTGTTAAAACAAAGAGTGTTGTAGGAAAATGCGTAGTAAATAGTTTTAATGCCATGATTCAAGGATTTACTTTTGGTGCTTATGAGTTTGATAAATATAAAAAAGAAAAAATACAGAGTAAGTTAGAGAATATTTTCATTTCAAAAGATGAAATTAACAACAAAACATATAACCTAGAAGAAGCTTGCATAGGTATAAACTATGGTCAGGTTTTTTCAAATGCTTGTGATTTTGCAAAAAATATCGTAAATGAAATTCCTCAAATTTATACTCCTGCAAAAATGGCTGAGGATGCTCTTAGCTTAAGTCAAAATGATTGCAAGATTTCATGTAAAATCTATGAGAGTGATTTCTTAGAGCAAGAAAAAATGCAAGCATTTTTAGCGGTAAATCGTGCATCGATCCATCCTCCAAAACTCATTCATCTTTCATACAAACCACAAAATCCAAAAATGAAAGTAGTGTTTGTAGGCAAAGGACTAACTTATGATAGTGGTGGACTTAGTTTAAAACCTGCTGATTATATGCTAACGATGAAATCAGATAAAAGCGGTGGTGCAGCGGCAATGGCCATCATCAAAGGCGCAAGTGAATTAAACCTTGATATAGAAGTGCATTCTATCATAGGTGCAACTGAAAACATGATAGGTGGAAATGCTTACAAGCCTGATGATGTACTTATCTCAAGAGAAGGTGTGAGTATAGAGGTTAGAAATACCGACGCAGAAGGAAGATTAGTTTTAGCAGATTGTCTTTCACTTGCTCAAGATCTAAAACCTGATTTATTAATAGATCTTGCCACTCTAACTGGAGCTTGCGTAGTGGGACTTGGAGAATACACAAGTGCTATCATGGGTAATAATGAAGATTTACAAAATGATTTTTTCAAAGTAAGTAAAAAAAGTGGAGATTTAGCTACTATTTTACATTTTAATCCACATTTAAAAGAACTTATAAAATCAAATATAGCAGATGTTAGCAATACCTCTTCAAGTCGTTATGGTGGGGCTATTACAGCGGGGTTATTTTTAAATTCTTTCATTAGAGAAGAATACAAAGACAAATGGCTACATTTAGACATCGCAGGGCCAGCTTACTTAGAAAAAGCTTGGGGTTATCATAGCTTTGGTGCAAGTGGAGCAGGTGTTAGAATGTGCCTTTCATATTTACTTTATCTTTCAAGGAAACAAAAATGA